In a genomic window of Zingiber officinale cultivar Zhangliang chromosome 9B, Zo_v1.1, whole genome shotgun sequence:
- the LOC122024934 gene encoding WRKY transcription factor 71-like, translated as MAEDIIKKDHDHFPFYFNGEAFDTSRKIEIEDGIATQHQMMPNSSMSSSTTEPIGHEEERKMAKGDDDEVGLEHKKKKVTSNKSKKQREKRQREPRFAFMTKSEVDHLEDGYRWRKYGQKAVKNSPFPRSYFRCTTPKCNVKKRVERSHEDPMTVVTTYEGKHNHYSTSNFHGGNCINLLMSPPSSLTNMPTMFLNHQVVASPMKPSTCSYVDDLPPPQNLQVVHDYGLLEDIVPSLFNQQ; from the exons ATGGCAGAAGATATCATAAAGAAGGATCATGATCACTTCCCCTTTTACTTCAATGGAGAGGCTTTTGATACAAGTAGAAAGATCGAGATTGAAGATGGCATAGCAACGCAACATCAAATGATGCCCAATTCCTCGATGTCTTCTTCTACCACGGAGCCGATAGGCcatgaggaagagaggaagatggCAAAAGGAGATGATGATGAAGTTGGCCTTgagcacaagaagaagaaagt GACTAGTAACAAATCAAAGAAACAAAGAGAGAAAAGGCAAAGAGAGCCGAGATTTGCTTTCATGACCAAAAGTGAAGTTGATCATCTTGAAGACGGCTATCGATGGAGGAAGTATGGCCAGAAGGCGGTCAAAAACAGTCCATTTCCAAG AAGCTATTTTCGATGCACTACTCCAAAATGCAACGTGAAGAAGAGAGTGGAGAGATCACATGAAGATCCGATGACCGTTGTCACCACCTACGAAGGGAAACACAATCATTATAGCACTTCAAACTTTCACGGTGGAAATTGCATCAACCTTTTGATGTCGCCGCCCTCTTCGCTAACAAACATGCCAACAATGTTTCTCAACCACCAAGTAGTAGCATCTCCCATGAAACCTAGTACATGTTCGTATGTCGATGACCTACCTCCACCACAGAATCTACAAGTAGTCCACGACTACGGTCTCTTGGAAGACATCGTGCCATCGTTATTCAATCAACAATAA